From Rissa tridactyla isolate bRisTri1 chromosome 7, bRisTri1.patW.cur.20221130, whole genome shotgun sequence, a single genomic window includes:
- the ABR gene encoding active breakpoint cluster region-related protein isoform X4, translating into MTEVLVQPDGSPSPVGERPERGVEEPEGKRPPNTGARLWGRVRSKLLRQKLDPQAVQTKNWHMDVIEMNGIKVEFSMKFTSRDMSLKRTPSKKQTGVFGVKISVVTKRERSKVPYIVRQCIEEVEKRGIEEVGIYRISGVATDIQALKAVFDANNKDILVMLSDMDINAIAGTLKLYFRELPEPLLTDRLYPAFMEGIALSDPAAKENCMMHLLRSLPDPNLITFLFLLEHLKRVAEKEPINKMSLHNLATVFGPTLLRPSEGESKAHLTLASDIWSHDVMAQVQVLLYYLQHPPISFTELKRNTLYFSTDV; encoded by the exons ATGACGGAGGTGCTGGTGCAGCCGgacggcagccccagccccgtgggCGAGCGGCCGGAGCGCGGCGTGGAGGAGCCCGAGGGGAAGCGTCCCCCCAACACGGGTGCCCGCCTCTGGGGCAGGGTCCGCAGCAAGCTGCTCCGGCAGAAG ctggacCCACAGGCTGTGCAGACGAAGAACTGGCACATGGATGTGATTGAGATGAACGGG ATCAAGGTGGAGTTCTCCATGAAGTTCACGAGCAGAGACATGAGCCTGAAGAGGACCCCGTCCAAAAAGCAGACCGGTGTCTTCGGGGTCAAAATCAGCGTCGTGACGAA GCGCGAGCGCTCCAAGGTGCCTTACATCGTGCGCCAGTGCATCGAGGAGGTGGAGAAGAGGGGCATCGAAGAGGTCGGCATCTACAGGATCTCTGGTGTCGCCACTGACATCCAAGCATTGAAAGCTGTCTTCGATGCAA ATAACAAGGACATCCTGGTCATGCTGAGTGACATGGACATCAATGCCATCGCCGGCACGCTGAAGCTGTACTTCCGTGAGCTGCCTGAGCCCCTCCTCACTGACAGACTCTACCCCGCCTTCATGGAGGGGATCG CCCTCTCGGATCCTGCTGCCAAGGAGAACTGCATGATGCACCTTCTCCGCTCGCTGCCTGACCCCAACCTCAtcaccttcctcttcctgctgGAGCACTTGAAAAG GGTAGCTGAAAAGGAGCCCATCAACAAAATGTCTCTCCACAACCTGGCCACGGTCTTCGGGCCGACACTGCTGAGACCCTCAGAGGGGGAGAGCAAGGCACACCTCACCCTGGCCTCTGACATCTGGTCCCACGATGTGATGGCCCAG GTCCAGGTCCTTCTCTACTACCTGCAGCATCCTCCCATCTCCTTCACTGAGCTGAAACGCAACACGCTTTACTTCTCCACGGACGTGTAG